The DNA segment CCTGGTCGACGTGGGGCAGGAAGCGCTTGACGTCGAGGAAGACCGCGTGGGTCCCCGTCGGCTCGACCACCGGCACGCCTCCCGCCTTGAGCCAGCCGGCCAGGCGCGCCGTCTGCTCGACGCGCGAGCGGATGTAGCGGTCGTCGACCATCTCTTCGATTCCCCGCGCCATCGCCGCGAGGTCGCCCGCCGGAAGTCCACCGTCGCGCACCCCGCCTTCGTAGATCCTGAGCTTCGCCTCGGCGCTCCGCGCCCAGGCGGCGTTGTCCTTGAAGGCCAGCAATCCGCCGATGTTGATCAGGTAGTCCTTCTTGCCGGAGACGGTGCAACCGTCGCCGTAGAGCATCATCTCGCGCAGGATGTCGCGCACCCGGGTGTTGTGAAAGCGCGCGTCGTGCTTCTGAATGAGGTAGGCGTTCTCCACCGCCCGCGTGGCATCGAACATCACCGGGATGCCGTGGGCGCTGCAGTAGGCGTAGACCGCTCGCAGATTGTCCATCGACACCGGCTGGCCGCCGGCGAGGTTCACGGAGTGCTCGAAAGAGATGTAGGCGACCGCGGCGGCGCCGTGCTCGGCGACCACCGCCTCGAGCTTGGCGAGGTCGATGTCGCCCTTCCAGGGGTAGTCGCTCTGCGGGTCGTGGGCCTGGTCGACGATGACGTCGACGAAGCGGCCGCCGGCGAGCTCTTGATGCACTTTGGTGGTGGTGAAGTACATGTTCCCGGGAACGATCTGGCCGGGCCGGATCATCACCTCGGAGAGGATCTGCTCGGCCGCCCGCCCCTGATGGGTGGGGAGCGCGTAGGCGTAGCCGTAGGTCTCGCGCACCGCGGCGACGAAGCGGTGGTAGGCCTCGCTGGTCGCCGGGGTCGGAATCGCGGCGTCGTAGGCCGCCCACTGTGTCGTGCTCATCGCCGAGGTGCCGGAGTCGGTGAGCAGGTCGATCGCGACGTCGGCCGAGCGCAGGAGGAAGGTGTTCCAGCCCGCCTCGCGGATCGCCCGCTCGCGCTGCCCGCGATCGGTGCGGGCGATCGGTTCGAGCGTGTGAATGAGATAGGGCGCGCATTCGAACTCGAAAGGCTCGAGATCGGCGAAGACCGAGCGGAAGCTCAACTGGTCGTGCCACTGCGCCCCGTCGGCGGTACCGGTCTCGACCTCGAGTGGCGAGATGCGGTCGCGCTGCCGGAAGAGATGGATCAGCGCATCGGCCACCTGATCGAGCTGCTCGTTGGTCATCGCCAGGCGCGGGATCTGCAACGGCAGCAACTGGTCGCGGCCCACCAGCCCCTGGGCGAGGGCGCGCACGCCGGAAGTCTGGTAGAGGGCACAGGCGAGCGCATGCTGGGGATGCGGGCCGCCCGCCGGCAGGAAGGAGTCGGCGCGCACATAGGCGCCGTCGCAGCCGCGTTCGCAGGGGATTCCGGCCGTTTGCAACCGGGCGGTGAAGCGCTCGGTCTGGTGCATCGCCCACTGCACTTCGGACTCGTCGGTCATCTCGGCGAGGCCGCGGGCGAGCACCTCCATCGTCCGCCCGGCCATGCCGCCGTAGGTGTGCAGCCCTTCGTAGACGACGACTTCGTTGAGGAAGAGCTCGAGGTCGGCCGGGTTGTCGGTGGCGAGGAATCCGCCGGTATTGCCGTGCGGATCCTGGGCGCCGTCCATCAGCACGATGTGGGCGGTCTTGGCGATCAGCTTGGTGAGGTCGGCCACCGAGCGATCGGCCATACCGGATTCGTGACGCTGGATGTACCAGGCGTTCTCGATCACCCGCGAGAGGTCGAGCACCAGGCGCAGCCCGTGGCGGTCGGCAAGGGCGCGCACGGCTTTCAGGTTGGCCAGACTGAACGGATGCTGGCCGTCGGCGAAGCACTGCGCGCCGAGGAAGGCCGGCCGGGACTTGGCGATCACCTGCTCGAGCCGGGCGAGATCGAAACTGCCGGTGAAGACCGGCTCGGCGTGGTCGCGCGCGTCGTGGATCTCGATGCCGCGCGGGGCGTGCAGGTCGACCCGGCCGCGCGCGTTGCTCGCCAACACCGAGCCGGGAGGACAGAGCGTCTTGACCAGGAGCTTCACCGCGCCGAGCGTATTGTGAGTGGGGCAGACGTAGGTGTGGCCGAGCACGCGGTTGATCGTGCGCTCGAGGGTCTCGAAGTTGCGCGCGCCGGCGTACGCCTCGTCGCCGACGAGCTGGCCGGCGAGCTGCTCCTGCGACATCGCGCCCGTTCCGTAAGAGACCATGTCGAAGGTGATCTGCGAGGGCGTCAGCTCGAAGACGTTGAAGCGCGCCGCCGCAAGATTGCGCTTGCGTTCGTCGGGCGCGGGGAAGGCGATCGGGCGAACGGTCTTGATCTTGTGCGGCTCGTGGGTGGGCACGGGAATGGGCATGGTGGTCTCCTCTGGCTTGTGAAAAGTTTAGAGCGGCGGGTTCGCCCTCCTGAATGGAGTTCGTTAGGCGATTTGGCCGAAATGGCGCGTAAAGAGAGGTAGAATGCATTTATGAGTTACGAATCAACAAAGCAGCTCGACGCCACTGGTTGGCGACTGCTGCGCGAGCTGCAACAGGACGGGCGCGTGAGCTTCGCCGAGCTCGCCCGGCGCGTCGGACTCTCGACGCCGGCGGTGGCCGAGCGCGTGCGCAATCTCGAGGCAGCGGGGATCGTCCGCGGCTACCGCGCCGAGATCGATCTCGCCAAGGTCGGACTGCCGATCCTGGCGGTGGTGCGCATGAGCGTGATGGGGGACGTACTCGGCCGCATCACCACCATGGCCCGCGAGCTGCCCGAAGTGCTGGAGTGCCACCGCACCACCGGCGCCGATTCGTTCATCATGAAAGTCGCGGTCTCGTCGGTCGAGCATCTCGAGAAGCTGATCGACCGGCTCACGCCCTTCGGATCGACCTCCACGTCGATCGTGCTCTCTTCGCCGGTCGCCGGTCGGATCCTCGAGGCGCCTTCGCCACGCGGCCTGGCAGAGAGCGGGTCGCCCTCGCGACCCGCAAGATCCGGCTAGACCGTCCCTGAAGGGGCGGCGCGCGCCTCTGCCGGGAGAGCGGCAGGCGGAGAGCCGGGCCGGGCCGCGGACCGGCTCTCCTTCCCCTCGCTACAATAGGGCCAGCCATGCTGCGCAGCCCACGAGGATTGCGGTGACGACGCCCCCGGACCGCCCCGGCTCGCCCCACGAACCGACCGACATCGGCGAGTTCCTGCGCGACGGCCCCGCGGCAGGTCCCGGGACGCCGTCCGGACCGCAGCCGCCCCTGCCGCAACGCATCGGCCGCTACCGGATCCTCGAGCTCCTCGGACAGGGGGGGATGGGAACGGTCTACCTCGCCGAGCAGACGGAGCCGATCCGCCGCCAGGTGGCGATCAAGCTGATCCGTTCCTCACGCTTGGACGCGCAGTTCACCCACCGCTTCGAGGCCGAGCGCCAGGCGCTCGCCCGGATGAGTCATCCGTGCATCGCCCAGGTCTACGAGGCCGGAGACACCGAGGACGGTCAGCCGTTCTTCGCCATGGAGCACGTGCCGGGAGAGCCGATCACCGACTACTGCGATCGCGAGCGGCTGTCGATCGACGCGCGGCTCGATCTCTTCGTCGCCATCTGTCGCGGCATCCACCACGCCCACCAGAAGGGAGTGCTGCATCGCGACATCAAGCCGGCGAACATCCTGGTCGCGACCGAGCAGGGTCGCCCGGTGCCGAAGATCATCGACTTCGGAGTCGCCAAAGTGCTCGATGGCGAGGCGTCCGATTCGCCGGCGACGGTCTTCGGCGTGGTCATCGGAACACCGTCCTATTTGAGTCCCGAGGCGATCGCCGCCTCGACGGCGGCGGATAGCGCCGATCCGGACACGCGCTCCGACGTCTATGCACTGGGAGTGCTGCTGTTCGAGCTCCTGGTCGGCGAGCGTCCGTTCGGAAGGTCGGGGGAGAGCCTCCTGCAGATCCTGCGGCAGGTGACCGAGGGCGAAGTGCCGACGCCCTCCGCGCGCTGGCGCGCTCTCGCTTCGCGCGAGTGCGAGTCGCGCGCCGCCCTGCGGGCGACGAGCCCGGCGGGAGCGTTGCGGGCGCTGCGCGGCGACCTCGACGGGATCACTCTCAAGGCGACCGCCCGCCAGCGCGAGATGCGCTACGACTCGGCTGCCGAACTGGCGAACGACATCGAACGGCATCGCCGTTTCGAGCCGGTCCTCGCCGGGCGGCCAGGACGTCTCTACATCCTCGGGAAGTTCGCGCGGCGTTATCGCGCCGCCGTCGTCGCGACCGGCGTCGTGATTCTGGCGCTCGCGGCCGGCGTCGCGGCGCGCACCCTCGAGGCCCAGCGCGCCAACCGCGAGGCGGCGGCGGCTCGCCAGGCGCAGGCCGAAGCCGCGGAGGTCGTCGAGTTCCTGGTCGACCTCTTCGAGGTGAACGATCCCGGAACGGCG comes from the Thermoanaerobaculia bacterium genome and includes:
- a CDS encoding serine/threonine protein kinase; protein product: MTTPPDRPGSPHEPTDIGEFLRDGPAAGPGTPSGPQPPLPQRIGRYRILELLGQGGMGTVYLAEQTEPIRRQVAIKLIRSSRLDAQFTHRFEAERQALARMSHPCIAQVYEAGDTEDGQPFFAMEHVPGEPITDYCDRERLSIDARLDLFVAICRGIHHAHQKGVLHRDIKPANILVATEQGRPVPKIIDFGVAKVLDGEASDSPATVFGVVIGTPSYLSPEAIAASTAADSADPDTRSDVYALGVLLFELLVGERPFGRSGESLLQILRQVTEGEVPTPSARWRALASRECESRAALRATSPAGALRALRGDLDGITLKATARQREMRYDSAAELANDIERHRRFEPVLAGRPGRLYILGKFARRYRAAVVATGVVILALAAGVAARTLEAQRANREAAAARQAQAEAAEVVEFLVDLFEVNDPGTARGSTITARELLDRGAGELRSRLDGQPLPRARLFDTIGRVYQQLELHEPAEASITEALVLREQSLGPVHPEVGTSLVHLGDLQWVRGDYPAAEATLRRALAIREQAFGDDDPAVADVLDNLGSVLEIQARYPEAEAMHRRALAIRARELGPDALPVASSLDDLAVSHLDRGDGATAEPLFRRALAIRESHLGPDDPQVATTANGLAIALFQLRQFEDSAAMHGRALAIREKVLGPESSAVAQSLNNLSSVQIELGRFAEAEAALLRAAAIWQKNLGPDHPRIGIVQLGLADLYLRRSEATRAEPLLRSTVTLFERTLDAGHPRLAVALHALARCLFALGRAEEGRPVCARALALREKALGPDDPMTVETRNLCAAETR
- a CDS encoding Lrp/AsnC family transcriptional regulator, with translation MSYESTKQLDATGWRLLRELQQDGRVSFAELARRVGLSTPAVAERVRNLEAAGIVRGYRAEIDLAKVGLPILAVVRMSVMGDVLGRITTMARELPEVLECHRTTGADSFIMKVAVSSVEHLEKLIDRLTPFGSTSTSIVLSSPVAGRILEAPSPRGLAESGSPSRPARSG
- a CDS encoding tryptophanase, producing MPIPVPTHEPHKIKTVRPIAFPAPDERKRNLAAARFNVFELTPSQITFDMVSYGTGAMSQEQLAGQLVGDEAYAGARNFETLERTINRVLGHTYVCPTHNTLGAVKLLVKTLCPPGSVLASNARGRVDLHAPRGIEIHDARDHAEPVFTGSFDLARLEQVIAKSRPAFLGAQCFADGQHPFSLANLKAVRALADRHGLRLVLDLSRVIENAWYIQRHESGMADRSVADLTKLIAKTAHIVLMDGAQDPHGNTGGFLATDNPADLELFLNEVVVYEGLHTYGGMAGRTMEVLARGLAEMTDESEVQWAMHQTERFTARLQTAGIPCERGCDGAYVRADSFLPAGGPHPQHALACALYQTSGVRALAQGLVGRDQLLPLQIPRLAMTNEQLDQVADALIHLFRQRDRISPLEVETGTADGAQWHDQLSFRSVFADLEPFEFECAPYLIHTLEPIARTDRGQRERAIREAGWNTFLLRSADVAIDLLTDSGTSAMSTTQWAAYDAAIPTPATSEAYHRFVAAVRETYGYAYALPTHQGRAAEQILSEVMIRPGQIVPGNMYFTTTKVHQELAGGRFVDVIVDQAHDPQSDYPWKGDIDLAKLEAVVAEHGAAAVAYISFEHSVNLAGGQPVSMDNLRAVYAYCSAHGIPVMFDATRAVENAYLIQKHDARFHNTRVRDILREMMLYGDGCTVSGKKDYLINIGGLLAFKDNAAWARSAEAKLRIYEGGVRDGGLPAGDLAAMARGIEEMVDDRYIRSRVEQTARLAGWLKAGGVPVVEPTGTHAVFLDVKRFLPHVDQDLYPAQRLAGEIYVETGVRAMERGNVSKGRDPKTGANYRPALELVRLTLPRRVYSDDHLRAVADGIVRLYQRRDSIGGLRFVHEPPTLRFFQGRFEPVN